Sequence from the Halobaculum rubrum genome:
CGGCGTCTCGACCGCGAGTTCGCCCGCGAGCACGTAGAACAGTTCCTCGTGATCGGGATGTCGGTGGTACCCCCACGGAACCTGCTCGCCGGGGTCGGCCTCGTAGTAGTTACACCCGAACAGCGACGCGCCGACCGCCTCGTCCAGTTCGCGTTTCGCGCGCGTCGGATTCGGCGTGTTCGGCACGTCCTCGACCGCGACGTGGCGGTAGTCGTCCGCGGGGCTCTCGGGGTCGGCGTCGGCCGCGCCGGACCGGTCCCCGGTCACGGCTCCTCCGATTCCGTGCTCTCGTCGGCAGGCAACAACACGAGGTGGTGGCCGTCCGGGTCGTACAGCTCGACCGAGCCGTCGGGCGCCTCCCGAACCGTCACCGAGGGGAGGTCGCCGTAGGCGTGCTCCGCGACGGCCGCGGGTTCGTGTACCCGGAGCGCCAAGTCGACGTGGACGCCGCCGCGAGCGCCCGCCAGTCCCAACTGGGGCTCCCACAGCTCCACGTCGAACTGCCGATCGGCCCCCGCGGGGCCGCGCATCCGGATCCGTCGCCGCTCGTCGCCGCGGTCGACCGCCGAGAAGCCCAGCGCCGACCAGCAGTCGCTCGCGAGGTCGACGTTCGCCACCTCCAGCACGACCTCGAAGATCCCCACGAGGCCGGTCCCCGTCCCGTCGGGGGCCGTCCCGCCGATCTCGGGGGCGTGACCGTCGTCGTCCTCGCGGTACAGCGAGCGGAACGAGCCGAAGTCGATCTCGGGTGCGTCGGGGGAGCGAGCGCGCCAGGCGGGGTACTCGCGGGCGGGCACCTCGAACGCGAAGTGCGTGTGGAGGCCGCCCCGGGGAACCGAGTCCGGCCGGCGGAGCACGAACTCGGTGCCGCCGACGTCGAAGGCGCACTCGGTGGCGGTTCGACGGCTCGGGACCAGGCCGAACGTGTCTGCGTACCACGTCGCCGCGCGCGTGAGGTCGGTCACCTCCAGCGCGAGCGACGCGAGCGCCGGCCGCGGCTGCGTCGTCGCGGGTCGCGTCGTCATCTCGTCCGCTCCTCCGGCGGCACCCCACTTAAGCCCGCGGCGCTCCTGTCACCGTCCATG
This genomic interval carries:
- a CDS encoding VOC family protein — its product is MTTRPATTQPRPALASLALEVTDLTRAATWYADTFGLVPSRRTATECAFDVGGTEFVLRRPDSVPRGGLHTHFAFEVPAREYPAWRARSPDAPEIDFGSFRSLYREDDDGHAPEIGGTAPDGTGTGLVGIFEVVLEVANVDLASDCWSALGFSAVDRGDERRRIRMRGPAGADRQFDVELWEPQLGLAGARGGVHVDLALRVHEPAAVAEHAYGDLPSVTVREAPDGSVELYDPDGHHLVLLPADESTESEEP